Genomic segment of Helicobacter enhydrae:
ACGCTAAGCATTTTGTATCTCTCAAGGGTGTATTGCCCCTCACACAAATCTTGGATAAACGCCCTAAATGCAGATAGTGGGATAGTCAGAAATCCAAGCCACCCTGCATTCACCCCCAAAATTGGCAATGCGTGGGTTTGGTGCATTGTGGCAATCAAAGTCCCATCCCCACCAAGAGAAATCAAAAAATCGCATTCTTGCTCCATCCTCTTGATGTCTTGCTCTGTGAAATCCAGCCCCTTGCACAACACCTCAAACCCAAACTCTTCAAGCACCTCAAGGCACTCTGTGAGCTTGGCTTGGGCAACATTGGGACGCAAAAAAATGCCGATACATTTTTGGGTTAGCATTCTCTCACACTATTGCAAAACATAAGCACGGATGAAAAACCCTCGTTTGTTTTTCTTCTGCACGCTCAATCCCTGAAACACTGCCATATTGGGCAAAGATGACTTGAGATAGACAAACACCTCTTTGGCACGGAATGAAGCCAATCCCTCTTGTTTGAGTCTTGACCCGGGACCGCGATATTTCAAATCATCGACAACACCCACAACCTCAAGAGCTATAATCTTTTGTTTTTGCACAAGCAATGCTTTGATCCCTGCAGTCAGATTGGCTTTGCATTGTTTGGAAAGGGTGTATTGCCCCACTCTTGCGTCATAGCATTCTGCGACAACTTTGGCTTGTGGCTTGATCACATATTGCAATCTTTGGATCGCGTCTTTTGTTTGATCTTTGAGAAGTTGGTTTTCTTTCTGCAAGTTTGCGATCTCTTCGTTTTTGCCCTCTATCTCTTTGGTGAGAGTATTGATTTTTTGTTCCATCTTGACTTCTTTGGAAGTCTGCATGGCACTTATATCTTGTATCTGCACAGCCAATCTAGGCTTCACAAAAAAATAATAAACCCCAAAACACAAAACCCCCAGCAAAATCGAAATACTCAAAAACCCCAAAACAAAAGCAAAAAACCCTTTTCTTTTGTTTTCTCCACTTGGTGCATTATTGTTGCTACTCAAATCCATATTTTCTCCTTTATGCTTTTGCTAAACTCGCACGAATTGTCTCAAACGCATTGCGAATGAGTAAAAATTTTTGCTGATAACATTGCACCAAATCGGCATTTTCTCCAAAGACATTATCAGGGTGGTATTGACGCACAAGTCTGATATAACGCTTACGCACAGCCTCAAAATCATCGCCGATTTGAGAATCTAGGAGCAAATACTCACTCTCCAAATGCAACTCTTGGCGTGTCAAGTGCTTCTGGCGTCTTTTGAAATCAAAACTCAACAAAAGATTCCCCACAATCCTCTCTTGAATGAGTATCATAAACTCTTCCCAAAACCCCTTCGCATTGCTATTGAGCAACACCTCATCCTCTGTAATATCACAAATAAATCTCTGAAACAATCCCAAAATCGCACGCTTCACCCTCAAATCTTTGGCAGGGATTTTGAGTCGGATCCTCGATGGAGAAAGCACCTCCACAGGGATACGAATGCAATGTGCAATGCTGTTTTGTCTAAGGATTTTGATACGAATGGGCAAAAGAGAGAATTTGAACAAATCCACCACGCGTATTTCACTTTTGCACTCTTGGAGATGATAAACCCAATTCAAAAAATATTCTTTTTTGACCTTGCGTTTGTCATCCAAAATCAACAGCGTATTAGAAAGCTTGTGTGTGTGGCTAAAATATCTCTTGGCATTTTCTAATATTTTGTTGAGGAACATATTATCTTCGCAAATTTGTATTTGAATGTATTTTGGATAAATGCCGATGTTCATAACCCTTTGACCCTAAAGAAAGATGAGATATTTTACTTAAATTTTTGAATCTTTGGGACAAAACCTAAAACCCCGCCAACTTCATCCCACTCTGAAACACCAAACTCACCCCAAAGCCCAAAAAAACAATCATCGTCACCTGATCGATGCGTTTGGAATAACGCATAAACAGCTCAAAAACCCTCTTGATGCTCAGAAACTCCACGACACAACAAAACCACACACTAGGGATCAACAGCATAATCCCAAGCAACAATAGCAAACAATCCAGTGGCACCTTTGGAGGAAGCTGACTCAAAATAATACTCACAAACACGATGGGTTTGGGATTCAAAAGATTGGTCAATAAGCCCTGTATGAAGCTTTTCCACGCCGTTTCCTCAAACCGCAACTCATTTTCTAGATCCCACGCTTGTTTCCCGAGCGATTTGAAAATCCCAAACGCCAAATACACCAGATAAATCCCCCCACACATCTGAATCACGACAAGCAGATTTGCCTCCTGCAGAAGTGCGATTGCAAAAAACCCAAGCACCAGCCACACCAAAGTGCCTAGCACGATCCCAGCCACAGAGCCAATAGCGTATTTTTTGCCTTTGGCGATTGTCGTCCTCACGACCAAAAACATATCCGCACCGGGCATCACCACCGCACTCACCCAAATAGACAATATCCCTAGCACAGCACTAGAGAGCAAAAATTCAAGCATTGTTTTCCTTTATCCGACATCCCACCCAAACCAAAACGCAAATGATAATCAATCCAATACAACAACACACAACAACTTGGAAGAATTGTTACAAACATTCAAAATAACGCCCACAAACGCGATAAATAGGCGTTTGTAGCAAAAGGGCTTTCATCGATTTGCTTCCACGACAATACACTTTTTGTAATTTTTTTTGATTTGAAATCTTTTGTCATTAACTTTTCATATACAATCGTATAGTCTCAGACGATGAGAGATGTTTCAAACAAAGGAGATTGATATGAACTCAATCAGACAAATAGCGAGGGGGGGGGGGATTAACAAAGCTTATTCCTCTAAGTTTTTCAAGCCTATCGTTGCCACTTCTTTGGCTCTAGCTCTCAGCACTTCTTTTGCAAGTGCAAATCCCGTCTCTTGTCCTACTAGTGGCAGTGCGGTTTGTTGGGATACAACTGCAGGAACAAATTTTCAGCAATTCACAACCCTAAAGATTGAGCCAAAAGATGGCTCAGAATTCAACAAACTGCAATTTTCCGCTCTAACCACCCCTATCACTGACTTCACTCTCAAATTTATAAAAAATGGTGGTGGCACTCATTCAGGAGATGCCACCACAGCCTCTGTAGGTGGAAAAAAAGCCCAACTCAAACTCACTAACGAAACCAAAGGACTCCAATTAGGAAGTGGAGATAGCACTCTCACCATTGATTTTGGAGAGCATGCAGAGCTTGTAGGTCAAACTATGAAAACAGATACTTACCACAAAACTTTTTTAAATTTTAATGGTGTGACAAATGGCACTGCTCTCAAAGGCAATCTTAAAGTCATAGTTGGGCATTCTCTTAATAATTCATTAAATGCTATTTTCAAAGGAAATATGGAGGGCAATATTGAGATTATTAATGGTGATTATAATGGAAACTTGAAGCTTAGCACTGAAGCAACATTCACCTTTCAAGAGGGAGCAAAGCTCAAAGGAAATCTCACTACAAAGCTTATGAGCCACACAGAAAAATACTTCATTTTTGAAGGCGAAAATGGGGGGATTGAGGGGAATATCAAAACTTATGGACACAATAGTCCAGGAGAAAAATTTATAGGAAGTCCAAAAGGAAGTAGCACTAATGTCAATATCACTTTCAAAGAATTTAACAATTCAACCAATTTCATTAAGGGAAAAAATGGAAATGAGGGGACAATCTTAGCTGAAGCTGGAATTGCAGTCACTACAAGTGGCGATACCAAGTATAACAATGCTCTAAATCGAATCCTTTTCCAAAACAATGGAAAAATTGGAGAAGAGGGCAAACTTGTTAGCATCATTGCATCATCAGCTTATAAATCTGATGGAATTGAGGAAGCCAACAATTCAGCAGGCACAAAAGCCAAAAACCTCATTCAATTCCAAAAAGATGCCACTCTTCATCTTAACAACCTACAAGCCAAAGGAACCAAGCAGGGTGATCGCCACAATCTTATCAGTCTTGAGGGTGGAAACAACACTCTAAAGATTAGCACAATCCAAGCAGAGAGTTCTGGTAGGAAAAATTTCATCGGCAAGGGGTTTTTGAAATTTAAAGATAAAATAAGTAACCCTGATGCCAAAGATTTGATTGTCGATACAACAGCCACAACCACACCCAAAACAGCCAACATTGCCACAGGCACACTCACTGCCGAAACTATCATTAGCAAGGGTGGTGGGCAAAATACGATTCTTATAGAGGAGTTAGTCGTCAATAATGGAATCTTTGCAAATGCTAGCTCTAGCAACACTATCTTTGTTGGCAGTGGCAATAGCACAATAGGAACAAATGGGATTGATAATCAAGGGGGAGCTACTAGCAGTAATCGCAACTATGCTATTTACACTGGAGCTGGTGGCACCAACGCCATCACCCTAGAAGATTCTGCCAACCTCACCATAAAAAAGAACATTGAAACAGCTGATGGTGGCACAACAACTTTCAATCTCAATGGCACCAACACCACTCTCACCCTAGAAGGTGCAGCCAACACAATCACCACTCTTGCTACTAGCGGATCAGGAAACGCAACAATCAATCTTGGCACTTTAGCAGAATCTGCCACCACTCCCAAAGCAACAGGGGTTTCTCTCAAAGTCAAAAGCGACATCGGCAACGCTGCAGGGAATCTCGCTTTTAGTTTCAATACAGATAGCTCGAAAATAGAAGCTAATGGTGATACCAACAAAATCACCACCACAGGAACAGGCAAAACACATTTCAATCTCAACAATGCCAATGCCACAATAGAGCAGGCAATTGAGAGTAGTAATGGAGGAGAAACTACTATTAGTTTCAACAAAGATTCCACCCTCACCCTCACAGGCGGAATCACAGCAAAAGGATCTACTGCTGGTGGTTTGACTTCTATCATCATAGGACAAACTAGCACCCCCACACAAAAAGTCGATGCCATTATCAAAGGAGAGGTTAGCACACAGGAGAAAGGAAGCACAACCATTAGCTTCAATAGCAAAGATTCAAGTTTCACACTTAAGAATGGTGATGCTCTAAAAGACATCGCCCACTCTGCAGGCACACTTGCAATCAACTTCAATAGCGAAAATGGAACTTTCAAAAACAAAGTTACAACAACAAGTGGCATAACAAAGATTCAAGTCACTGCAGGACAAGGAGAAAAAGGCAATAGTGGAATCTTTGAACAAGAGATTGCAAATAGTGGTAGCGGAAGCACTACGATCCTTTTGGGAGCAACAGCAGGAGAGAATGGCAAAGCCACCCTCACACTTCAAGGTGCGAACAATACGATCAGCACCCTTACTGCCAATGTTACAGAATCCACTCTGATTACACAAGGTGCAGGCACAACAACAATTGCAAATGCAGTAAGTGTAGATAGTGGCAAAACCCTCAATCTCGAAGTTAAGGGGCAAAAGCTTAGCTTTACAAATGCACTTAGTGGAACTGGAAACATTAATGCGATTCTTAATGGAAGTTCAGCAACTAATGGCGTGCTTACATTAGCCAATCAAACCAATAAGCTCAACACTCTCACGGTAACTAATGGTAATAGTGATAGTGATAAAAAATATGGAAAGTTAGTTCTTAATGGGGCTAGTGAAACCACTACTACTTTTGCAGGTGATGTAAAAGTTGGTAAATATGCAGAGCTTGCCATAGAGCTTGGTAAAAAAGTTACTTTGGCTCTAGAGGGCAGTGAGAATAGAATCACTTCTCTATCGCTTGGCAGTGATGTTGCAGCTCAAGGAGATGATCCCACACTTCAAGTAGGCAAAACAACAGGCACAAGCACGACAACAATTAGTAACGCGGTGAGTGTGAGTGGAGCTAACAAAGTTTTAAATCTCAATGTCCAAGGCACAGGAGCAGAATCAGGCAATACACTGATTTTTGAAAAGGGACTTAGCTTCACTACGGGCGGAGCAATTAATGCCACTCTTGGAAATGGTGCGACTCTTGCATTGAGAGGAACAGACAACAAAATCACTTCACTATCAAGAGAGGCTAGCTCTAATGACAAAGTCGCCATAGTGGATATTTCTAGTGAGAACAACAACACTGGTGACACAGCTACATACAACACTCTCACGATCGGAACTGCTGGTGATAGCACAGGATTGTCAAATCATAGCTACACTTTCAAACTCTATGCTTCCAAAACCAAATCTAGCAACAACACTTACGCAGATCGCGTTGTGATCGAGAGTGTTCAAGAAAAAAATGAGAATCTTCAAACGCTTGAGCTTGTCGTCAAAAATGGCGATACCACAGAGCTCAACAACATTGCTAGCGGAAAAAATGGCACAACAGAAAAAATCGCCCTTGCCATAGTAAAAGGAAAGGGTGATTCTGCGGTAGCTCAATTCAAAACAACAGCAAACACAACTAGCGATGGCAAAAACTTCATAGCTGTATTGGACACACAAGAAACCGATTCCGATGCGAAAACAGGAAGCGATTACACCACCTACTTCTTGAAAAACATTCGCTTCTCTGGAGCAAGTGAAGTGACCCAAAAAGTCTCTTCCTCTGCCCTCGCACTCAATTTTGATTTATTCACAGCTAACTTCAACTCTATCAACAAGAGACTTGGAGATCTCAGAAACAACCCCTACAATCAAGGGGCTTGGGCTAGAGTGTTTGGTGGAAGTCAAGAATCTAACTTCGGTGCCAAAGTCGAAACAAGCTATGTGACTGCACAAGGAGGCTATGACTATGCACTTGATTTGGATAATGCCAAAAACTACATAGGTGTCGCACTCTCTTATGCCACATCATCTGGGAAAAGCCTCACACTCAAAGACAAAGATGGTGCTAGTCGAAGTCTAGATGACATCAAATCTGGAGCTTTTGAAGTGGCGGTATATAACTCCTACATCAGCAATGTAGGCTTGTATAATGACACGATTGCCAAATTTAGCTACATCACTTCTGATTTCAAAATCAGTGGTGGATCTAGTCACGCAAACACCCCTGCTTTCTTACTCTCCAATGAAGTGGGCTATCGCTTTGCCCTAGGTGCAGGCAACGATTGGTTTATAGATCCGCAAGTGGAATTGGGATTGGGATATATTGGTGCCTCTCATTTCAATGCCAAACTTGGCGAGAGTGATCTCAAAGCCACCCAACAATCAGTCCTCCTTGTGCGTTCTCGTGCAGGTGCGAGTTTTGGCAAAGAGTTTAGAGGTGAGGATTGGGCGACTTCACTCTATGTGGGGACATTCTATGAATACGATGTCATCAATGGAGGGAAAAACAAAATCACTTTTGCCAATGAAAACTTGGCAACACCTACAGAATCCTACACTTCCAATGGACGCTTCGTGCTAAATGTCGGGACCAATGTCGAAGTGGCAGAGGCAACAAGAATTTATCTTGATGTTGAGACAAACTTCGGAGACACATACAAAAAGCTCTATCAAGTGAATGTTGGAGCAAGATATAGCTTCGGAGACAAAGCCACAAAAGCTACAATGACAGACAAAGAGGACAACAAAGCACCTCTCAAAGTCCAAATAACAGAGGAGCAAGAGGAAGCCAAAGGATCCTCCAACTAATCCACTCAAGCCTCCCGCTTGAGTAGCAGATCAAAAGTGAGGGGCAAACCCCTCACAAATCATCAAACCCTAATCCTCCATTTAAAAACTCCAAAAAATATGAAACCTCACTATTTCAATATAAGCACAAACAACTGCTAACCAAACTAACCTTGTAGAACCAAAAAAGATTCCAAGTCAATGTAATCTTGAACAAGCCTTGCTAATGCAATGCTGGGGTTATGGGGGTTGTTAAGGGGGATAAGGGGAACGCTGCCCTAAGTTCCCCTTGCCCCCCTTAAGAGAAAAAGCAAAGTAAGATTTGATGATTAAGAAGCGTGCTTCTGCAAAAGCAACTTAAAAAAGAAGTATGAGGGAACAAGCAATGCAAAAACTGCGTAAGAAAATTTACAAGGGGGGAGAGGCATTGGGAAACCCCAACTCAATCTAGCCTCCGTTTAGGACTTTCTTCCTTGTATATTTTTGCTGTGTTGAAGATTAACTAAAACTTTGGCTAGATTGAGTATAATGCCTCTTTAACGAATTAGTATTGAGCTATCAGCTCAAGAATAGCTTCTGCTAGCTCTACCAAAGCTAGTAAAAGCCTTATGATGAGAATAAATATATCCATCATCACCACCTCCTTCCACAAGGAAGCGTCCTTCTCCAACACAGAGATGATTATACAAAATCAAAACTTCAAAAAAACTCACTATTTCATACAATCACGGCAAACAAGAATCAAACTCAAAAACTCAAAGAATCAAAACAAAGTCAAAGCAATGTGGGTAACACACAAAAAGCGGGCAGGGGTTTGGGGGATTTTAAGGGGGATAAGGGGGTGCCTCGCAATAAACCCCCTTATCCCCCCTCAAGAGAGATCCTAGGGGATTCTAGAATTGCATAAAGGGTAGTTTGCTCAAAGCAACTTCAAAAGAAAGAATCCAAGCCAAGCCAACTCAAAGAAAGAGAATCCCAAGAGATTCTAGAATCCCCCAAAGCCATAGCCCCCCACCCCCCACAAACAAAGCTCCAAAATCGATTCCCTCAAGTTTGGGTTGCTTTGGTTTTGTATAATCACATTTGTGTCAGAGAGGGATGTCAAGAAATCCCACAAGCTTGACACCAAAAAGACAAAAAAACAAAATGAGTTGCTATAATCATTTTAGTTTAAATTCAATTCAAGGAATCAATATTTGGAAAAACTCATTCAAGGGGCGATTAAATTTCAAGAAGAAGACTTTCTAGAACATCAAGAGCTTTATGAAAGTCTGCAACGCACGCAAAATCCCGAGACACTTTTCATCGGCTGTGCGGATTCTAGAGTCGTACCTAGCAAAATCACCAACACCAAACCCGGAGAGCTTTTTGTCATCAGAAATGTGGGCAACATCGTCCCTCCGTATGCACAACACAATCATTTCATCTCTATCACTTCGGCGATAGAATACGCAGTGATGGTGCTCAATGTCCAAAACATCATCGTTTGTGGGCATAGCAATTGCGGGGCTTGTCAAGCTATCTACAATGACATCAGCGATGAAACCAGACATCTCAAAAAATGGATCAGGCTTCTAGAGCCCGTGCGTCATCAAGTCGATATCCTCAAGCCCAACTCATTTGCCAAACGCATTTGGCTCACAGAGCAAATCAACATCGAAGTGCAAGTGGATAACCTCCTCAACTACCCGTTTATCAAAAAAAAGTGGGAGGAAAAGCAACTTAATATTTTTGGTTGGTATTATATAATCCCGACTGGAGAAATAATGAATTATGATTTGCACACAAAAGAATTCAGAGTGATCAAACCAAAGGAAGAACAATGATACTAATGAGCGGACCTTGCGTCATCGAAAGCTATGAAAATCTCTCAAAAGTCGCGAGTCTCCTTGAGCCAATCGCCAAAAATCCAAAAATTGATTTTTATTTCAAATCAAGCTTTGACAAAGCCAATCGCACGAGCCTTGATTCTTATCGTGGTCCGGGGATTGAGGAGGGCTTGGAGCTTCTATCCACAATCAAAAAAGAATTTGGCTACAAAATCATCACCGACATTCACGAATCCCACCAAGCCCCACTCATCGCCAAAGTCGCTGATGTGATCCAAATCCCTGCATTTCTATGCCGTCAAACCGATTTGATTGTCGCTGTTGCCCAAACAGACAAAATCATCAATATCAAAAAAGGGCAGTTTATGAATCCGCTAGATATGCAATACAGCGTGCTCAAAGCCATCAAAACGCGAGGGGGGCAAGAGGCGACTTATGAGGAGAGCAAAAGGCTAGGAGTGTGGCTCACAGAGCGTGGTAGCACTTTTGGCTATGGCAATCTAGTCGTGGATATGAGAAGTCTTGAGATTATGAGGAGATTTGCTCCTGTGGTTTTTGATGCCACTCATAGCGTGCAAATGCCCGGTGGAGGGGGCGGCAAAAGCAGTGGAGATCGCTCTTTTGTCCCATTGCTCTCTAGGGCTGCAGCGGCGGTGGGTGTTGATGGGTTTTTTATGGAAACGCATTTTGATCCATCAATCGCCCTAAGCGATGGACCCAATATGATCCCCACCCAAGAGCTCAATCCGCTCATTGAGAAACTATTGCTCATCGATTCTATTTCACACTAAAGGACTATTATGCAAATCATTCAAGGCACACTCCAACTCAATGGCACAGAAAAAGTAGCCATACTCTCAAGCCGATTCAACCACATCATCACAGATCGATTGATCGAGGGGGCAAAAGACTGCTTCCTGCGTCACGGAGGGGAGGCAAAAAACCTCTCTCTAGTCTTGGCACCGGGTGCTTATGAACTCCCCTTTGTGCTCCAAAGATTGCTACAAAGCGACAAATACGATGGGGTTTGCACTCTTGGGGCTGTCATTCGTGGAGGGACTCCACATTTCGACTATGTTTCAGCAGAGGCGACAAAAGGGATTGCCAATATGGCACTCCAATACAACAAGCCTGTGAGCTTTGGTGTGCTTACGACAGACAACATCGATCAAGCGATTGAGAGGGCAGGGAGCAAGGCAGGAAACAAGGGGTTTGAAGCGATGACTTCCCTCATCGAGCTTATCAATCTTTATGGTGCGTTGCAATAAATGGCGACAAGAGCTCAAGCTAGGGAAGCTGTTGTGACACTGCTCTATGCCTATGACAGCGGTAATGAAAACATACTCTCTGAAGCACCAAACCTATTGGAAGAAAAAAAGATCCGTAACAAACAACAAGAGTTTGCACTTGGGCTACTCAATGGCGTTTTGGGTGCTTTGCAAACTCTAGATGACAAAATCAGTCTGCACCTCAAAGAATGGGATATCGAGAGGATTGGGAAAATCGAGAGGGCGATTTTGCGTTTGGGGGTTTATGAGATTTGTTTCACTTGCACAGACGCACCAGTCATCATCAATGAAGCAATCGAACTTGCCAAACTCTATGGCAGCGATCACGCTCCACGCTTCATCAATGGGGTTTTGGACGCTATACAAAAGGAACATAAGTGCAGCTCTGTGTCGCATTAGATATGGAATCTAGGGCACAAAACTTAGCCCTATTGGACAAACTTAGCTCTTTTGAGATTTGGGTGAAGGTGGGTTTGAGGAGCTTCATCCGCGATGGCAAGGAGTTTTTGGAGCAAATCAAAGCCATCAATCCGCGTTTCAAGATTTTTTTGGATCTCAAACTCTATGATATTCCCAACACTATGCGAACCGCCGTTGAGGAATGCAATCATTTGGGGATCGATCTCCTCACGATCCACGCAAGTGCAGGGGTTGAAGCAATGCGTGCAGTCACAAGTCTTGGTGGAGACAAACCCCTCATCTTTGCAGTCACCGCCCTCACGAGCTTTGATGATCCAAGCTTTGTGCCAGTGTATAATGCCCCGATTCAAACCCACGCCCAAACTCTCGCTCTTTTGGCTCAAGAGGGAGGGTGCGATGGTGTCGTGTGCTCTGTTTTTGAAAGTTTGCACATCAAAAACACAAC
This window contains:
- the pyrF gene encoding orotidine-5'-phosphate decarboxylase, producing the protein MQLCVALDMESRAQNLALLDKLSSFEIWVKVGLRSFIRDGKEFLEQIKAINPRFKIFLDLKLYDIPNTMRTAVEECNHLGIDLLTIHASAGVEAMRAVTSLGGDKPLIFAVTALTSFDDPSFVPVYNAPIQTHAQTLALLAQEGGCDGVVCSVFESLHIKNTTSLLTLTPGIRLDLQHTQDQKRVATPRNAKEALADFIVVGRPIYNDANPAKIAQQILDEIAQ
- the kdsA gene encoding 3-deoxy-8-phosphooctulonate synthase, translating into MQSDQTKGRTMILMSGPCVIESYENLSKVASLLEPIAKNPKIDFYFKSSFDKANRTSLDSYRGPGIEEGLELLSTIKKEFGYKIITDIHESHQAPLIAKVADVIQIPAFLCRQTDLIVAVAQTDKIINIKKGQFMNPLDMQYSVLKAIKTRGGQEATYEESKRLGVWLTERGSTFGYGNLVVDMRSLEIMRRFAPVVFDATHSVQMPGGGGGKSSGDRSFVPLLSRAAAAVGVDGFFMETHFDPSIALSDGPNMIPTQELNPLIEKLLLIDSISH
- a CDS encoding carbonic anhydrase; amino-acid sequence: MEKLIQGAIKFQEEDFLEHQELYESLQRTQNPETLFIGCADSRVVPSKITNTKPGELFVIRNVGNIVPPYAQHNHFISITSAIEYAVMVLNVQNIIVCGHSNCGACQAIYNDISDETRHLKKWIRLLEPVRHQVDILKPNSFAKRIWLTEQINIEVQVDNLLNYPFIKKKWEEKQLNIFGWYYIIPTGEIMNYDLHTKEFRVIKPKEEQ
- a CDS encoding LysE family transporter, whose amino-acid sequence is MLEFLLSSAVLGILSIWVSAVVMPGADMFLVVRTTIAKGKKYAIGSVAGIVLGTLVWLVLGFFAIALLQEANLLVVIQMCGGIYLVYLAFGIFKSLGKQAWDLENELRFEETAWKSFIQGLLTNLLNPKPIVFVSIILSQLPPKVPLDCLLLLLGIMLLIPSVWFCCVVEFLSIKRVFELFMRYSKRIDQVTMIVFLGFGVSLVFQSGMKLAGF
- a CDS encoding J domain-containing protein is translated as MNIGIYPKYIQIQICEDNMFLNKILENAKRYFSHTHKLSNTLLILDDKRKVKKEYFLNWVYHLQECKSEIRVVDLFKFSLLPIRIKILRQNSIAHCIRIPVEVLSPSRIRLKIPAKDLRVKRAILGLFQRFICDITEDEVLLNSNAKGFWEEFMILIQERIVGNLLLSFDFKRRQKHLTRQELHLESEYLLLDSQIGDDFEAVRKRYIRLVRQYHPDNVFGENADLVQCYQQKFLLIRNAFETIRASLAKA
- the ribH gene encoding 6,7-dimethyl-8-ribityllumazine synthase gives rise to the protein MQIIQGTLQLNGTEKVAILSSRFNHIITDRLIEGAKDCFLRHGGEAKNLSLVLAPGAYELPFVLQRLLQSDKYDGVCTLGAVIRGGTPHFDYVSAEATKGIANMALQYNKPVSFGVLTTDNIDQAIERAGSKAGNKGFEAMTSLIELINLYGALQ
- a CDS encoding autotransporter outer membrane beta-barrel domain-containing protein; this encodes MNSIRQIARGGGINKAYSSKFFKPIVATSLALALSTSFASANPVSCPTSGSAVCWDTTAGTNFQQFTTLKIEPKDGSEFNKLQFSALTTPITDFTLKFIKNGGGTHSGDATTASVGGKKAQLKLTNETKGLQLGSGDSTLTIDFGEHAELVGQTMKTDTYHKTFLNFNGVTNGTALKGNLKVIVGHSLNNSLNAIFKGNMEGNIEIINGDYNGNLKLSTEATFTFQEGAKLKGNLTTKLMSHTEKYFIFEGENGGIEGNIKTYGHNSPGEKFIGSPKGSSTNVNITFKEFNNSTNFIKGKNGNEGTILAEAGIAVTTSGDTKYNNALNRILFQNNGKIGEEGKLVSIIASSAYKSDGIEEANNSAGTKAKNLIQFQKDATLHLNNLQAKGTKQGDRHNLISLEGGNNTLKISTIQAESSGRKNFIGKGFLKFKDKISNPDAKDLIVDTTATTTPKTANIATGTLTAETIISKGGGQNTILIEELVVNNGIFANASSSNTIFVGSGNSTIGTNGIDNQGGATSSNRNYAIYTGAGGTNAITLEDSANLTIKKNIETADGGTTTFNLNGTNTTLTLEGAANTITTLATSGSGNATINLGTLAESATTPKATGVSLKVKSDIGNAAGNLAFSFNTDSSKIEANGDTNKITTTGTGKTHFNLNNANATIEQAIESSNGGETTISFNKDSTLTLTGGITAKGSTAGGLTSIIIGQTSTPTQKVDAIIKGEVSTQEKGSTTISFNSKDSSFTLKNGDALKDIAHSAGTLAINFNSENGTFKNKVTTTSGITKIQVTAGQGEKGNSGIFEQEIANSGSGSTTILLGATAGENGKATLTLQGANNTISTLTANVTESTLITQGAGTTTIANAVSVDSGKTLNLEVKGQKLSFTNALSGTGNINAILNGSSATNGVLTLANQTNKLNTLTVTNGNSDSDKKYGKLVLNGASETTTTFAGDVKVGKYAELAIELGKKVTLALEGSENRITSLSLGSDVAAQGDDPTLQVGKTTGTSTTTISNAVSVSGANKVLNLNVQGTGAESGNTLIFEKGLSFTTGGAINATLGNGATLALRGTDNKITSLSREASSNDKVAIVDISSENNNTGDTATYNTLTIGTAGDSTGLSNHSYTFKLYASKTKSSNNTYADRVVIESVQEKNENLQTLELVVKNGDTTELNNIASGKNGTTEKIALAIVKGKGDSAVAQFKTTANTTSDGKNFIAVLDTQETDSDAKTGSDYTTYFLKNIRFSGASEVTQKVSSSALALNFDLFTANFNSINKRLGDLRNNPYNQGAWARVFGGSQESNFGAKVETSYVTAQGGYDYALDLDNAKNYIGVALSYATSSGKSLTLKDKDGASRSLDDIKSGAFEVAVYNSYISNVGLYNDTIAKFSYITSDFKISGGSSHANTPAFLLSNEVGYRFALGAGNDWFIDPQVELGLGYIGASHFNAKLGESDLKATQQSVLLVRSRAGASFGKEFRGEDWATSLYVGTFYEYDVINGGKNKITFANENLATPTESYTSNGRFVLNVGTNVEVAEATRIYLDVETNFGDTYKKLYQVNVGARYSFGDKATKATMTDKEDNKAPLKVQITEEQEEAKGSSN
- the nusB gene encoding transcription antitermination factor NusB, giving the protein MATRAQAREAVVTLLYAYDSGNENILSEAPNLLEEKKIRNKQQEFALGLLNGVLGALQTLDDKISLHLKEWDIERIGKIERAILRLGVYEICFTCTDAPVIINEAIELAKLYGSDHAPRFINGVLDAIQKEHKCSSVSH